Part of the Candidatus Diapherotrites archaeon genome is shown below.
AGGGGGGTATCGGAACCGTGGGTTCTGATAAGTACTACCAAGCGAATGCGAAGGTAGTACTGTGATGTCAACTGGCACTGGCAGTTGTTAAAAATTAGAAGAAGGAAAGCATTGCGCTTTCCTCCTTTGCCTTTTGTCTTCTTTTGCAGAATTCGGGGTGATATACCCGGTGTATTATTATAGGCGTTGAATTTATTAACCTTTTGGCATCTGAAAAGCTAACCTTTGGGCAAGAAAAATTTTGGATTATTTACTTGAATTTATTGCCTTCTTTTAATTAAATATTTAAATTTTTTCTAATGGAGATTAATTTAGCTGAAAGAGGCAGAAAAAATGGACTTAAGCCATTACATCAAGAAAAACAGGGTTAAAGCAGGAGACTTTGGGGCTCCAGCCAAGAGATGCCTTCAATGCGGCAAAGAATTAGAGAGAAACGAATCCCATTTATACTACCAAAGCTTCTGCTGCGAATTCTGCAAGCAAAAATACCTAAGCCCGAAATTATAATTTAAAGCAGGTTTGGAAAAGTTAAAGCGAAAAGCTTTTAAATAACTTAATTCTATGTTAATTCAACATGAAAAAAACCCAATACGCCCAAGGTCTTCCACACACCACTCTGAAGATGCTAGCATTCTCTTTATTCCTGATTTCAGGACTCACATTATTGTCTACCCTTCTTTCACCTTCAGAAGGCTGGAAAGTAAAAACGCCTTACACAATATTATTAGAAGGAGAGGAAGGAGCACCACCCTCGCCTCCACCAGAAACAATTTCTCCTCCTCCAGAACAACAAGGGCCTCCACCTGAAGGAATGCCTCCCGAAGGAGCGCCACCACAAGGAGACCAAGGGCCTCCGCCAGAGGGAATGCCTCCACAAAGAGAACAGCCTCCTCAAATGACTGCAGAGCAGATGTACCAGCAATTGCCTGCAGAGGTAATTAATGCTGGAGTCAGCTTATCAGACATTCAATCTTTATACAGCATGGGAATAACAGACCCTGCGACAATGCATGTCCAAATAGGAAATTTAATTGCAGAAAAAATGGCTCCGCAAGGAGTAAGCGAAGGAATGCAAGGAATGGGGCCTCCGTCAGGAGAGGGAGGGCAAGCGCCTCCATGTAATAGCCCTGAAGAATGCCAGGCTTACTGTTCTGATCCAGCTCACGCGCAAGAATGCCAGGGAATGGGCCCAGGAGGACAACAAGGAGAACCATTTGGACAAGGAATGGAGCCACAGCAAGGAGAACAAGGAGGAGAAATGAGGGAAGGCCCAGGAGGCTGCAAGAGCATGAGCGAATGCATTGCTTATTGTAAAGATCCAGCGCACAGAGAGGAATGCGGAAGAAAAGGGCCACCTGAAAAGAAAAAAGGCGGGCCACCTGAAGGAATGATTCCAGACAGAGTGCCTCAAGAAGTAGTTGACGCAGGAGCAACACAAGAATTCCTTGAAGTAATTTGCTCTAACATGAAATGGCACATGGAATGCGATTTTTTGGGCGCAGTGGATGCAGCAAAAGAAAACTTCTCTCAGGCAGGAACAGAAATAGGAATGACCTTTGATTTCAGCAATTTAGAAGCATTAAAGGCATTGGTTAGAACAAGAATTGACGCCATGTGCAATTCAACTCAAGACAATTTTGGAACAAACATGAAAACATTCATGGAGTTTGTTAACAGCGGTATAATGGACTCTGCAATGGAAGGGATTGGAGGGCAGGTTGAAGATTTCATGATGCAGAAAGCCCAAATCATTGAAAGCCAAATGGGCAATCCAGAAGAGATTGGAAGGCAAATGCAGGCTTTAGGCGACCAAATGAGGCAAACACAAGATCCAGTTCAACAGCAGGCACTGCAAGCACAAATGAATGAACTGCAGCAGAAAGCACAGCAAATGCAGAGCACTGGACAGGAAATGCAGGCTTTAGGAAACAAGATGGAGCAGATTTTCGGCAACATGGAGCAGAAAATGGAGGCATCAATGCAGGCAAACAAGTTAAAACCTGAATGCCAGGAGATGGAGAAGAGGGCAGTTGAAGCCGAATTGGCTCTTAACTATAAAATGTTGGATTTTGGTTTAAAGATGGTTGAAGAACAGGAAATAGAATTAAGAAAGTATGGCATTGAAGTAGAAGAATTAGCTGAATTAAAGGCTTGGTTAATGCAACAGCGAGAGAAAATAAAGACTGTGTTTGCTGTTGGAGCGACAGATGAAGCAAAGTTTGCTTTCGTTAAAGAAATGCAGGATGGAATGGCTAAATGGGAGAGAGAAATACCTAAAGCAATAATAAAGGAGTTAGCTGGCACTTTTGTTCCAAGAGCAAAAGAAAACATTGAGAAGTACAGGCTGGCAGCAAAATACGCTAAATCAATTGGAAAGAATAATGAAGCAAAGCTATTGAATGAATTGGCAAACGAAATTGAAGATTATGTGGTGGCAGTGCAAGAAAAACTCAAGACAGCATTCACACAAAAAGACCTTGAAGACCTGAAATTATATTTCATAAAAATATTTAATGCAGACAAGGAAGCAAGAGAAATCTATGACGCTTTAAAAGAAGCTTAAAAGAAGTGAATTGAAATGAATAAATTAAAACAAAAAATTTTGGTTTTGGGATTAATTGCACTAATTCTGCTAATGATAGGTTGCACTCAACCAAGCGCTCAGGGCGGCACAGGAAAAACAACAGGAGAAACCCTGAAAAGCGGTGCAGAATTAGAGAACTTAAGCGACTTGCCTAACCCTGCATTAGGGGAAACTGACTACTTGGACGCAATTGGGGCAGCAGGAGACACAACAAACGCAATTCCAACAAAGCCCAAGACCCCAACAACAGGCAAGTAAAAAAAAAAAATTCTTTCGTTTTCTGTCGTATGAAAAAATTTTTAATTAGTGCCCTCTATTTTTTTGGTTAGAGGGAGCTGGATTGCACGCAAAGGAAAGAATTGAAGAAAGAGAGAAAAGAGAAACTGAAAGGCTTTTAGGCTTCAGGACAAGAAAAATAAAGAAAGAATTAATCCGCAAATTTCTGCTTAAAACTGATTCTATTGAATTGATTGAATTAAAAAACAGGCAGAAAATATACTTCCTCAAAGAATTCCCGGAGCTCTCGCTCGAAGAAGCAGAACTAGTGAAAGAGACAGTGGAAGAATTCCAGGCAAAAGAAGGCAGAGGAGAAGAAAAGAACTTGGCAAAAGAATTCAATTCCTACTGCAGGAGAAACCTAATTGAATTAGACAGGGAACAAAAGAACTACCTGTACAAGCTGATAGAATCAATTGCATTCGGTTTCGGGCCATTAAACGCAATTCTTGCAGACGACAGCATAGAAGAAGTAAGCCTGGCAGGCTTAAGCGCAAGAAATCCAGTGCGCGTGTTCGAGAAAAGCCAAGGATGGATTGAAACCAACTTATATTACTCATCAGAGCAGACAGTCAAGGACTTAGTGAACAAGATGGCTAGAAAGATAGGGAGAAGGCTTTCAATGCAGACACCAAAAATAAATGCTGTCCTGCCAGACGGCTCAAGATTGAATGCAACAATAAAGCCTGTATCTTTTACCGGTCCAAGCTTTACTATAAGAAAATTCAGGGAAGAGCCTTTCACCCCATTAGACCTCATAAGAAACAATACCTTTACAGCAGAATTAATGGCCTTTACCTGGCTGGCACTGGAATCAGATGCAAGCATTGTGGTTGCAGGAAACACAGGCTCAGGAAAAACTACCACATTGAATTCCCTCTTCAGTTTTGTTCCAAAAAACGAGAGAATAATTGCAGTAGAAGAAACCCCAGAAATAAAACTGCCTCACAGGCACTTAATCAAATTAAATACAATTGAAAGCCTTGGAATAGGAATGCAGGAACTTATAACAGACACACTGAGAATGAGGCCTGACAGGATAATTGTAGGGGAAATAAGAAGCAGGGAAGAAATAAACGCATTCATTGACACAATGCTCGCAGGACAAGGAAAGGGAAGCTATGCAACATTTCACGCGCAAAGCTCGCAGGAAGCAGTAACAAGAATGAAAAATTACGGGATAATAGACCTAGACCTCCAATCAATTGACCTCATGCTAATACAGAAGAGATGGACTCAAGTAAACCTGAAGAAAAAACAGAGAAAGGAGACAAGGAAAATAATTGAAGCAAGCGAAATTCTATTGCAGGAGGGCAAGCTGAAGCTCAACAAATTATACGAATTCAATTACAAGAAAAACGAATTAGAGAAAAAAAGCCACGGCATTAAAGCAATGCAGAAGATAATGAACTGCTTGGGCTTAAGCAAAAGGAAAGCAGAAAAAGAAATAAAAAGAAGGGAAAAAATGCTCAAAAAAATGCTTGCAGAAAAATACAGCTTGAAGGAATTCTTTGAAAGAATAAACCAAGAAATGCAGTGAGAAAAAATGAAAATTGAAGAAGAAAAAGAAAAAATTTTGCTTGAAACACAAAAAAACCTTGAGAAAGCAAGGATAAACAAAAACGCAGAAAAATACTGGAAGGAAATTATTGCTTATTCTTCAATTGCAACAATAATTGCCTGGATTACTGCAGCGCTTTTAACACAGGAAATAATATTGAGCGCAATCCTTGCATTCACGCTTCTTGTTCTCGGAATCGCCTTGGGATACTATTATCCCTTGCACAAAAAGAATTCGATTGCAGGAGAAATAGAGAAGGAACTGCCTTTCGCCTTAATGTCAATGGCTGTAGAATTGAACATGAACCTGCCCTTCGAGAAGGCATTGAAGAATGCATCAAAAAGGAATTATGGAATTCTTTCAAAAGAATTGGAGAGGGCAACAAGAGAGATTTCATTGAAAGGAGCAAGCATACAGGAAGCCTTACTGCACTTGAGCGAGAGAATTGACTCAAGAAACTTGAAGAGGAGCATTGCACACTTGGTGAGCGTGAACGAACAGGGAAGCAAGAACGAGAGAGGAGAGCCAATAAAAAGGATTGCAAAAGAGCTTCTCTCAAAGCAGAGGGCAGAAGCAAAAGAATTTTCTGGAAAATTGATAATCCTCTCACTGCTCTTCATTGCAGTCTCAGCAATAATCCCTGCAATGTTCCTGGCATTTGTCTCAATAGGCTCAATGTTCCTTGCAATAGAATTCACTCCAATCCAGGTAATAATAATTTCAGTAGTAGTCTTCCCTGCAATAGACTTGGCAATACTCTACCTAGTAAAACTCAAGACTCCAGTCTTTCTGAGGGAATAAAAAATGAAAATCATTCCTTCATTCAATTCAATAATAGAATATTTTTTTGGGAAAAAAAGCAGGATAGAATTCGAGGAAATGCTGAAAGAGAATGAGTGCAAGAAAAATTTGGAAGGAATAATAAAAGAAAGCCTCTTGCACGGCGCAGTTGCAGCGACAATTCTTTTCTCAATTCTTATATTCCTTGAATTCCCTTTTTTTTACTCAATAATTTTCTCATTAACTGCATTCTTCGCGCCTTTAATCCTCCAATACTCTTTTCAACTGCTATTGTTTGAGAAAAGAAAAAGAGAAAAAGAAAGAATGGTTCCTGACCTGCTACTGCAGGCAAGCCTTTTTCCGAGAGGTACAGCAACAACAAAAATAATAAGCTACATGGCCAAAACAGAATTCGGCCTGCTCAGCAAGGAATTCAAAAAAGTCAATTCAGAGATAAGGAAAGGAGCATCAATAGAAAAAGCGCTTTCAAGGATGCAGCAGAGATGCAAGAGCAAGATCGTAGAGAGGGCAGCAGACCTTTTAATTCAAGGCCACTCAAGCGGGGCAGAAATGCACTCTGTGTTCAAGGAGACAGCAGAAGACGTCCTTGAAACGCAATCAATTATAAGGGAAAGGAATGCAACAACAACAATAGAAAAATACACTGTACTAATGGCAGCCGCAATAATAGTACCATTAATTTTAGGGTTGATTGTAGGGCTGATAGAAGGACTGAATTTCCAGGGCATTGCAGAGCTGAGCCTTGGATTGAGTTCAAAAGAGAGAAAGGCACTGCTTGAAGCAGCACTCACAGCAAACTTCTCATACATAATTGAATATTCCTTGATTGCCTCCATCTTCATTTCACACCATGAAGGCAACAAAAAGAAAGCAATAATTTACTCCCTTATACTAATCCCTGCAAGCATAATCACTTACACGATTGCAAGGGCATTGTGAGAATAAAAGCAAAAAAATTTATTTTGTTCTATTATAAATATAAATGTGATAAAAAATGAGCATGAAATGCATTCACTGCAATACGCCGACAAAAAAAGTTTCAGCAAAAAGGAAATACTTCAACAGATGCTTAATTGAAAATGTGCAGATACTAAAATGCACTAAATGCGGAGAAAAATATTTAGATGAAAACGAATACGAAAAAATAAAAATAATTTGAGAGGTGGTAAAAAAATGAACTGGCGGAAGGCATTGCTTGGGGATTCAACCAAATACAGCTGGTACAATAAAGACGAATTGGAGGACAACAGGTTCACGTATTACCTGATTGTAGCAAATTATTTCCTTGTATGGGTTTTTTTCGGCGCATTGTTCCTGATGAAATTTGAGTTCAAGTACTGGATGAGCTTCCTAATACTGGGCCATTTATACATAATTGCCTTGTTGTTGATGAAGCTGAACAACTTCGCTTTCATTTACCTGAATTCCCAGCTCAAAAAAGAGAAAAGGAAATAAATAAGGAAAAATAGCGCAAGAGTTTTAAATATTAAGGACATAATGTTAATAGAAAAAATAAAAGGGGCGCAATAAAAAATGCCTGAAGAAATAAAAGTGAATTTTATTGAATATGAAAAAATGGATTTCTCTGACTACACACTGATCGAAGGATTCCCGGGAATGGGCCTTGTAGGCACAATAGGAGCAAAATACCTGGCTGAAAGAATGAACTTCAGGGAAATAGGCTACATTGATGCTAATGTATTCATCCCAATAATAAGAATTCATCAAGGCATTCCAGTAAACCCCTCAAGGATTTATGCAAACGATAAATTGAAGCTGGCAATAATAATCTCCGAGCAAATAATCCCAAGATATTATACGGACAAACTGGCAAAAGCCGTAGTTGAATGGATCAAAGAAAAGAAGTTCAAAAGGCTCATATCGCTTGAAGGAATTAACGCCGACCCAACGCAAAGCAAGGAAACCATTTACGGCATTGCAGCAAACGAGAAATCAAAGAAACTCTTGGACCAGTACGGCATAAAAATTGTAAGCGAAGGAATAACAACAGGCATAACCTCCCTCATGCTGTTAGAACTAAAGAAAACCAACATGGAGGCATTCAGCATTCTGGGGAATGTCAATATCCAGGCAGACTACAAGGCAGCAGCAGCTCTCCTGGAAAAACTAAACCTGATATTAGGCTTGAACATAAGCATTGAGCCTTTAATGAAAGAAGCAAAAGAAACAGAGAAAGAATTATTGAAGCATTTGGAGAACATAAAGAGAACCCACGGCGCAGTACAGAAACTCGAAGAAGACCAACCTCCAATGTACACGTGATTGCATCTTCGCGCAAAATTTATATACTGCCTTACACCTAATTCTATTAAAGAAAAAAACGGAGGTAAAAAATCATGCCAGCAAAAAGACCGGCTCCAAAAATCAAAAAAAAGAAGCCAGCAAGTTGTAGGATAGTAAGAAGAAAAAGTGGCGCTAGAGACGTATATCCAAAAGGCGGTAAAAGAAGAACAATATTTCACGGGGCAGATGAAGAGATTTCCTACAGAGAAGGCAAAGTCAGAGCAGTATAATTTTTTAAGCAAAATTTATTGTTTGATTCACAAGTAATAGATTTAATTAAATGAAAGCAGGTTTTTTGATGAGGCCAGGGCACCACCGCATTGGAAAAAAAAGCTGTAGAATAAAAAAGAGTAAAGACGGAAGAACAGTTACTGTAACCCCTATCCCCTCAAAAAGGAAAATAATATTCAAAGAAAGAGACCTTGATATAAGTGTTGAAAGAGGCAAAACAAAAACTGAAAAAGAAAAAAGGAGAGAAAATGAGAAAACCCCTGCCGAGTCTTTTGAGAAAGCAAGAGAAGAAGAAATAAAGAAAAGAACAGAAGAGCTTAAGAGGGCTTTGGAGGAGGCTGAAAAGACCTACGTAATCTTGTGGGTGCACAAGCAGAAGTACAGCCAAAAAAAGCTTTTGGAAATACAGAGAATGGATGTTAACTCAAGAGAATTCAAATATTTGCTTGGGCAGGTGAATGCAAGCCGGGAAATACACGGCAGAAAAGCAAAAGCAGAAGAAGACTTTAACAAAGAAGTTTTAGGCTTCTACAAAAACATTTCAGGTATTGTCACAATGTTTAAGAGGAGAGGAATGCCAAAATTCAAGCCTTATAACTATGAGCAAGTAATTAAAATAATACAGGACAAAATAAATAAATTAGAAGATAAAAAGAAAAAATAATTCTATTTCCTTTTTCTGTTTTTCCTGTAATGGCCATTAGAGAACTTCGATTGAATTAAAGAGAAAGAGAACAGTAAAAGGGAAATGAACAAAATTAACATGATTGGGTTTTCTGGAAGCGAGGGCAGAGAGAAAGGCTGGTTCTGGCCTGTGCCAATGTTTACATTCATGTAATTTCCTCCTGCAGTGGATTTGACTTCCCCGTCAGGGCCAACCATTGTCTGTATGCCTTTCTGCCTGAATTCGTCGCTTAAAGGAAGCAGTTGAGCGTTCTCTGCATAATACAGTCCTTTTGTGGGGTCATACCAGAAAGCCCCATTCGCTCCCTGCATGCTGTTGAGCTGTTCTTTAGAGCCATTATATTCTAGGTAAGGCCTGCCATTCTCTGCACCGAAAGCAAAGTCGTGTGTTTTCCCGTCACTTGTTGCGACCTGGAATCCGTTAGGCGTAGACTTTATTGCATCAATTGGTTGGTCGTAAACCTTTCCTGTCTCCTTGTCAATTATTCTCATGTGTGGTATGCAGTCAGGAGGCAAGGCATAGAAAATATAACGCCTTTTGTCTGTGTCGAAAACCTGGTAAGGCCCGAATTTGGCCAGAGATTTATTGAATTGGGCTGCATCAAACTGCAGGGCAGGAGAATTAGGGTCTCCTAAAATATTTAGGTCAAATGCTGGCTCATCGCAGTCAGTCACAGGATTCTTGTATGTTGTGGGCGTAACCTTTATTCCTTGAACGTCATTCTGGCTTAAAATGCCTTTCTCGTTGTGCTTGAGCCAGAAAATCAATTCATTTGTCTCAAGCTTGAATACTATTACCCCGTTCTTTAATTGAATGGATTCAAGCTTTCCTACATCAGGGTCGTTGTCAGCAGAGCCCAAAAGAAGAACCTGCCTGTTCGCGTAAATTTCAATTTTTGGGGCATTTTCTGAAACTTTTCTCGGAAGGCCGTCTGCAATAATTTTGTTTCCTGAAATAAAAATGTCCGGGTGAGAGTTAGTTATAACAGAAAGAACTGGTCCAAAAGCATCGCTCAAATTCTCTCCTGTCAATTCAATTCCTGTCTGCTCTTTTACTCCTTCCTTAATACAGTCTAATACCTCATTGTTCTTTGCAATCAATTCGCTGTCCAATCCAATGCCAAAAATCAGAATGTTTGAATCATAAGGCAGCCCAAGCCTTGTGAGCGTGTTAGGAATTTCAATTGCAGGAATATTAGTGTTAATGGAAGAAAGCCTCACGTTATCCTCTGAGGTAATAACTGGCTGGCCGTTAGCTGAAAGCACTCCTGTTTCTTTATTTAATTCAACTGAAAGATTCTTGTCCTTAACTACAGTCTTGCCTGAGG
Proteins encoded:
- a CDS encoding ATPase, T2SS/T4P/T4SS family, with amino-acid sequence MHAKERIEEREKRETERLLGFRTRKIKKELIRKFLLKTDSIELIELKNRQKIYFLKEFPELSLEEAELVKETVEEFQAKEGRGEEKNLAKEFNSYCRRNLIELDREQKNYLYKLIESIAFGFGPLNAILADDSIEEVSLAGLSARNPVRVFEKSQGWIETNLYYSSEQTVKDLVNKMARKIGRRLSMQTPKINAVLPDGSRLNATIKPVSFTGPSFTIRKFREEPFTPLDLIRNNTFTAELMAFTWLALESDASIVVAGNTGSGKTTTLNSLFSFVPKNERIIAVEETPEIKLPHRHLIKLNTIESLGIGMQELITDTLRMRPDRIIVGEIRSREEINAFIDTMLAGQGKGSYATFHAQSSQEAVTRMKNYGIIDLDLQSIDLMLIQKRWTQVNLKKKQRKETRKIIEASEILLQEGKLKLNKLYEFNYKKNELEKKSHGIKAMQKIMNCLGLSKRKAEKEIKRREKMLKKMLAEKYSLKEFFERINQEMQ
- a CDS encoding type II secretion system F family protein; translated protein: MKIEEEKEKILLETQKNLEKARINKNAEKYWKEIIAYSSIATIIAWITAALLTQEIILSAILAFTLLVLGIALGYYYPLHKKNSIAGEIEKELPFALMSMAVELNMNLPFEKALKNASKRNYGILSKELERATREISLKGASIQEALLHLSERIDSRNLKRSIAHLVSVNEQGSKNERGEPIKRIAKELLSKQRAEAKEFSGKLIILSLLFIAVSAIIPAMFLAFVSIGSMFLAIEFTPIQVIIISVVVFPAIDLAILYLVKLKTPVFLRE
- a CDS encoding type II secretion system F family protein gives rise to the protein MKIIPSFNSIIEYFFGKKSRIEFEEMLKENECKKNLEGIIKESLLHGAVAATILFSILIFLEFPFFYSIIFSLTAFFAPLILQYSFQLLLFEKRKREKERMVPDLLLQASLFPRGTATTKIISYMAKTEFGLLSKEFKKVNSEIRKGASIEKALSRMQQRCKSKIVERAADLLIQGHSSGAEMHSVFKETAEDVLETQSIIRERNATTTIEKYTVLMAAAIIVPLILGLIVGLIEGLNFQGIAELSLGLSSKERKALLEAALTANFSYIIEYSLIASIFISHHEGNKKKAIIYSLILIPASIITYTIARAL
- a CDS encoding YgiT-type zinc finger protein, whose product is MSMKCIHCNTPTKKVSAKRKYFNRCLIENVQILKCTKCGEKYLDENEYEKIKII
- a CDS encoding PAC2 family protein codes for the protein MPEEIKVNFIEYEKMDFSDYTLIEGFPGMGLVGTIGAKYLAERMNFREIGYIDANVFIPIIRIHQGIPVNPSRIYANDKLKLAIIISEQIIPRYYTDKLAKAVVEWIKEKKFKRLISLEGINADPTQSKETIYGIAANEKSKKLLDQYGIKIVSEGITTGITSLMLLELKKTNMEAFSILGNVNIQADYKAAAALLEKLNLILGLNISIEPLMKEAKETEKELLKHLENIKRTHGAVQKLEEDQPPMYT